A stretch of Nonomuraea africana DNA encodes these proteins:
- a CDS encoding CHAP domain-containing protein, whose amino-acid sequence MSKQSPMLNRLSRLVLGASVLAGGVLAGSPAFADGHHSVSLPKKTSLEIAAEKLPKVKAEDLLRVAEQKIGVAENASGGGTEFHNWYMSSPRAKETLARDGGNVRAYANAPWCAMFVSWVGEKAGIRPLVGWDAYTVTWAKWFKANERWGTTAKPGAVVYFAWDDSKSLSAIDHMGLVKKDNGDGTITTIEGNTGNGKVEQRIRPKSDVVGYGYPIYA is encoded by the coding sequence ATGTCCAAGCAGTCCCCCATGCTCAACCGCCTGTCACGCCTCGTCCTCGGAGCGAGCGTGCTCGCCGGTGGAGTTCTCGCCGGCTCCCCCGCCTTCGCCGACGGTCACCACTCCGTCTCGCTGCCCAAGAAGACCTCCCTCGAGATCGCCGCGGAGAAACTGCCCAAGGTGAAGGCCGAAGACCTGCTGAGGGTGGCCGAGCAGAAGATCGGTGTCGCGGAGAACGCCAGCGGCGGCGGCACCGAGTTCCACAACTGGTACATGAGCAGCCCCCGGGCCAAGGAGACCCTCGCCCGCGACGGCGGCAACGTCAGGGCCTACGCCAACGCGCCCTGGTGCGCCATGTTCGTCTCCTGGGTCGGCGAGAAGGCCGGCATCCGGCCCCTGGTCGGCTGGGACGCCTACACCGTGACCTGGGCCAAGTGGTTCAAGGCCAACGAGCGCTGGGGTACCACCGCCAAGCCCGGCGCCGTCGTGTACTTCGCCTGGGACGACAGCAAGAGCCTGAGCGCCATCGACCACATGGGTCTGGTGAAGAAGGACAACGGCGACGGCACGATCACCACGATCGAAGGCAACACCGGCAACGGCAAGGTGGAGCAGCGGATCAGGCCGAAGTCCGACGTCGTGGGCTACGGATACCCGATCTACGCCTGA
- a CDS encoding BlaI/MecI/CopY family transcriptional regulator: protein MAEFGPLEQAIMEALWTANGPLLIRELLDQINRGRDKPLAYTTVQTVTDRLARKGFVTRRPVGIAIAYTAVASREEHVVAVMLEALANLPERGPALARFAESVDPDDAQRLLDALTYRSSDINEKREAP from the coding sequence ATGGCGGAGTTCGGCCCGCTTGAGCAGGCAATCATGGAAGCACTGTGGACGGCGAACGGGCCGCTCCTGATCCGCGAACTGCTCGATCAGATCAACCGCGGAAGGGACAAACCTCTCGCCTACACCACGGTTCAGACAGTCACCGACAGGCTCGCCCGGAAGGGCTTCGTCACTCGCAGGCCCGTGGGGATCGCCATCGCCTACACGGCCGTGGCCAGCCGCGAGGAACATGTCGTGGCAGTCATGCTCGAGGCGCTGGCCAACCTGCCGGAGCGAGGGCCTGCTCTCGCCAGATTCGCCGAGAGCGTCGACCCTGACGACGCCCAACGACTTCTCGACGCCCTCACGTACCGCTCGTCGGACATCAACGAAAAGCGTGAGGCGCCGTGA
- a CDS encoding M56 family metallopeptidase, whose protein sequence is MIVAGLVVALYLISQWAGPVLARATWPSRRPATAVVLWVSLLAAMAVVLLTLTLMILAWPPGPLHRWFEHLRSCMPGHTHVGELAALAVAVVGGGWLLLAAWRGMTRVSRTVTERRRHHEMVQLIARYPDSPRDVCLIEHPFALIYCLPRRARPIVMTTGLLKQLDGAQVEAVLEHERCHLQHRHHLVLAVADAMRTALPWSATVKHAVTELSTLVEMVADDAAVRRCGVAPVVDALHRLTPVTGPTGSLGAGDESGRRMKQRIARLEAGRGQARHPGPRAVLLLSLATLSGVLLAAVALHLPC, encoded by the coding sequence ATGATCGTCGCCGGCCTGGTCGTCGCCCTATATTTGATCAGCCAGTGGGCGGGGCCGGTCCTCGCGCGTGCCACATGGCCCTCTCGTCGGCCGGCGACGGCTGTGGTTCTGTGGGTGAGCCTCCTCGCCGCCATGGCCGTTGTTTTGCTCACCTTGACGCTCATGATTCTCGCCTGGCCGCCGGGACCGCTGCACAGGTGGTTCGAGCACCTGCGTTCCTGTATGCCAGGTCACACTCATGTCGGAGAACTGGCCGCATTAGCCGTCGCGGTGGTGGGTGGTGGCTGGCTCCTGCTGGCCGCGTGGCGAGGGATGACCCGCGTCAGCCGTACGGTCACCGAACGACGGCGACACCACGAGATGGTTCAGCTGATCGCGCGGTATCCCGACAGCCCCAGGGACGTCTGCCTCATCGAGCATCCCTTCGCGCTCATCTACTGCCTGCCGAGGCGGGCGCGGCCGATCGTGATGACCACCGGTCTGCTGAAGCAACTGGACGGCGCGCAGGTGGAGGCTGTACTGGAGCACGAACGGTGCCATCTCCAGCACCGTCATCACCTGGTGCTCGCCGTCGCGGACGCCATGCGCACGGCACTTCCGTGGTCGGCGACCGTGAAGCACGCCGTGACCGAGCTCTCAACGCTGGTCGAGATGGTGGCGGACGACGCGGCCGTCCGGCGGTGCGGGGTGGCCCCGGTCGTCGACGCGCTCCACCGGCTCACTCCCGTGACGGGACCGACCGGGAGTCTGGGGGCGGGTGACGAGTCGGGGCGGCGGATGAAGCAACGAATCGCTCGACTTGAGGCAGGCCGTGGGCAGGCTCGCCACCCCGGCCCGAGAGCCGTGCTCCTGCTGTCCCTGGCAACTCTGTCCGGCGTCCTGCTCGCCGCCGTTGCCCTGCACCTTCCCTGTTGA
- a CDS encoding CHAP domain-containing protein has protein sequence MEGLLEAAQKDLGYREQSNGYTKFGDWYYANVDQSDSYFKTAPWCDMFITWAAHQAGVQEYVGEFASTVDHAKWFKQQGAWSDQPEPGALVFYDWSGSDSVEGIDHVGIVERVDGAKIFTIEGNVDRVWLKRKERDQSKVVGYGLPRKVQENSGALDEVVAEEGEGAAVGAAPSPPVKAPPVQNVSASAQQAFVNVTSASSSGLPQIQDATAPAAVLVALLCTAVVVKRVRDRQSAQVAAAVGRHRRPAGRHRGLLA, from the coding sequence GTGGAAGGGCTGCTTGAGGCTGCCCAAAAGGATCTCGGTTACCGGGAACAGAGCAACGGCTACACCAAGTTCGGCGACTGGTACTACGCCAACGTGGACCAGAGCGACTCCTACTTCAAGACCGCGCCTTGGTGCGACATGTTCATCACCTGGGCCGCCCATCAGGCCGGTGTCCAGGAGTACGTCGGAGAGTTCGCGTCCACCGTCGACCACGCGAAGTGGTTCAAGCAGCAGGGCGCGTGGAGCGACCAGCCCGAACCCGGGGCCCTCGTCTTCTATGACTGGTCCGGCTCGGACAGCGTCGAAGGCATCGACCATGTCGGAATCGTCGAGCGGGTGGACGGAGCCAAGATCTTCACGATCGAGGGCAACGTCGACCGGGTGTGGCTCAAGCGCAAGGAGCGCGATCAGAGCAAGGTCGTCGGCTACGGCCTGCCTCGGAAGGTGCAGGAGAACAGCGGCGCGCTCGACGAGGTCGTCGCCGAAGAAGGCGAGGGCGCTGCGGTCGGCGCAGCACCCTCACCCCCGGTGAAGGCCCCACCGGTGCAGAACGTGTCCGCATCGGCGCAACAAGCGTTCGTCAACGTGACGTCGGCGAGCTCCAGCGGGCTTCCGCAGATTCAGGACGCGACCGCGCCGGCCGCCGTGCTCGTCGCTCTGCTGTGCACCGCTGTGGTCGTCAAGCGCGTCCGGGACAGGCAATCGGCTCAGGTGGCGGCGGCGGTTGGCCGACACCGCCGACCAGCCGGGCGGCACCGGGGATTGCTCGCATAG
- a CDS encoding TetR/AcrR family transcriptional regulator yields MSPRGVAIPDVRQQLFDAAERILLRAGPSELTGRAVTKEAGCATGLLYNHFSDMDGFLAELFLDRAGKAGAALSALTTLAGTGDVVDNLMSAIETLLTGNLLALAGLAMARPAILSHLGEALSQGTLEIDASERAFAAYLKAEKEHGRIAAEADTESLALALVGAAHQLLLTRGPHAPDLRERIRKVATALTEGVSPRG; encoded by the coding sequence ATGTCACCGCGTGGCGTTGCGATCCCCGACGTACGGCAGCAGCTTTTCGACGCCGCCGAGCGGATCCTGCTGCGCGCGGGCCCCTCAGAGCTGACGGGCAGGGCGGTCACCAAGGAGGCCGGCTGCGCGACCGGTCTGCTCTACAACCACTTCTCCGACATGGACGGGTTCCTGGCCGAGCTGTTTCTCGACCGAGCAGGCAAGGCGGGGGCGGCCCTGTCGGCTCTCACGACCCTCGCGGGCACCGGCGACGTCGTGGACAACCTGATGTCAGCCATCGAGACCCTGCTCACGGGCAATCTGCTGGCCCTCGCCGGCCTGGCGATGGCCAGGCCGGCGATCCTCAGCCACCTGGGCGAGGCGCTCAGCCAAGGAACCCTCGAGATCGACGCCAGCGAGCGCGCATTCGCCGCCTACCTGAAGGCAGAGAAGGAGCACGGCAGGATCGCGGCCGAGGCAGACACCGAGTCGCTGGCGCTCGCGCTGGTGGGTGCGGCGCACCAGCTCCTGCTCACTCGCGGTCCCCATGCCCCGGATCTCCGCGAGCGCATACGCAAGGTCGCCACCGCCCTCACCGAGGGCGTCTCTCCACGCGGCTAG
- a CDS encoding MFS transporter, which yields MLILKGESRFMDTRDFVWTPRHVGALAVLCLAQVLDSVDVTVVNVALPAIQDDLGFSAADLSWVMNAYMVVFGGFLLLGGRLGDSYGHRRVLLGGITLFTVASLAAGLAQNASSLVAARAAQGLGAALIAPMTLALIALIFPEGRPRNRAFAIWGAATGASSTLGLFAGGLLADGPGWRWIFFINVPIGVLLLIAARQPYAAERITRARRGFDLVGAAVSTAGVSLLAYAVLQTAAHPWASPHTIGLLAAAAALLVYFVVHEARIAKEPLVPLRLFGNRSVAGANLIQALRGGAMFAVFYFATLFLQEVLGYSALQTGLAYVPLTLLLVGAAGLGPMLVRRFGTRLVITFGSLITAGGLLLFTGISPDGALWPQVMLPLLVTGFGFGLVVVPLTAAALAGVPPSSSGVASSLLNVSAQLGGALGLAVLSTTATGRTADALKAGAAPAEALTDGFRLGFAVAAALMAVVVAIALAALTNRKESPA from the coding sequence ATGCTCATTCTCAAGGGTGAGAGCAGGTTCATGGACACGCGAGACTTCGTCTGGACACCGCGACATGTAGGTGCCCTCGCCGTACTCTGCCTGGCTCAAGTACTGGACAGCGTCGACGTCACCGTGGTGAACGTCGCGCTACCTGCCATCCAGGACGACCTGGGTTTCTCCGCCGCAGACCTGTCATGGGTGATGAACGCCTACATGGTGGTGTTCGGGGGGTTCCTTCTGCTGGGTGGTCGCCTCGGCGACTCATACGGTCACCGTCGCGTCCTACTCGGCGGGATCACCCTGTTCACCGTGGCGTCCTTGGCCGCCGGCCTGGCACAGAACGCGAGCTCCCTCGTGGCCGCTCGCGCCGCGCAGGGCCTGGGCGCGGCTCTCATCGCGCCGATGACGCTGGCGCTGATCGCACTGATCTTTCCGGAGGGCAGGCCACGGAACAGGGCGTTCGCGATCTGGGGAGCGGCGACGGGAGCGAGCAGCACGCTCGGCCTGTTCGCGGGCGGACTGCTGGCCGACGGCCCAGGGTGGCGGTGGATCTTCTTCATCAACGTGCCCATCGGTGTGCTGCTGCTCATCGCGGCTCGGCAGCCGTACGCGGCCGAGCGGATCACCCGTGCGAGGCGCGGCTTCGACTTGGTCGGCGCCGCGGTCTCGACAGCGGGGGTGAGCTTGCTGGCCTACGCCGTCCTGCAGACCGCCGCCCATCCATGGGCGTCTCCCCACACGATCGGCCTGCTCGCCGCTGCTGCGGCACTGCTTGTCTACTTTGTCGTCCACGAGGCGCGGATCGCGAAAGAGCCGCTCGTGCCACTCCGGCTGTTCGGCAACAGGTCGGTAGCGGGTGCCAACCTCATCCAGGCGCTGCGGGGTGGCGCCATGTTCGCCGTCTTCTACTTCGCCACGTTGTTCCTGCAGGAAGTGCTGGGCTACTCCGCCTTGCAGACGGGCCTGGCGTATGTGCCGCTGACCCTGCTCCTCGTTGGGGCGGCCGGCCTCGGCCCGATGCTGGTGCGCCGATTCGGCACGCGTCTGGTGATCACTTTCGGCTCCCTGATCACCGCCGGCGGCCTGCTGCTGTTCACCGGGATCTCGCCCGATGGCGCGTTGTGGCCGCAGGTCATGCTGCCGCTGCTGGTCACCGGATTCGGATTCGGCCTCGTGGTGGTGCCGCTGACGGCCGCCGCGCTCGCCGGGGTGCCTCCCTCGTCCAGCGGCGTCGCCTCCTCACTGCTCAACGTCAGCGCCCAGCTCGGCGGCGCGCTCGGCCTCGCCGTGCTGTCGACCACCGCGACAGGCAGGACGGCTGATGCGCTGAAGGCCGGCGCCGCTCCCGCCGAGGCGCTCACCGACGGTTTCCGCCTTGGCTTCGCCGTTGCAGCGGCCCTGATGGCTGTGGTCGTGGCCATCGCGCTCGCCGCACTCACCAACAGAAAGGAATCCCCGGCATGA
- a CDS encoding oxidoreductase C-terminal domain-containing protein: MHGARIQSAGLPQLADEARLVAGAFEDGSFAVGLARSGVLVGAVAVNSPKDLIKLKRGITAGSSLDAVTA, from the coding sequence GTGCACGGCGCTCGCATCCAGAGCGCCGGGCTCCCTCAGCTGGCTGACGAGGCCAGACTCGTCGCGGGTGCGTTCGAGGACGGCAGCTTCGCCGTCGGCCTGGCCAGGAGCGGCGTGCTGGTCGGCGCGGTGGCGGTCAATTCCCCCAAGGACCTGATCAAGCTCAAGCGCGGCATCACGGCGGGCAGCTCCCTCGATGCGGTCACGGCATGA
- a CDS encoding NADH-quinone oxidoreductase subunit N, with amino-acid sequence MNENPLDLLPELLVLAGAVIGLLAGLFLRRERQRLVAWICAAALVAALGATAIAAVRPDMTAFESYSLDLLTHVARATVIVATLLLIVLAAGWARGSSREAEVYVLIMLASLGTILLAGADDLLVLVAAYLLASIPAYGLAGFAKDAAGTEAALKYYLMGAFLGVLMLAGVTLLYGLSGATAYEELGERLTTAPGGAVGLGIVLLLAGVLFKAGGAPAQFWVPDVTEGASRPVAAFVTTIPKVGAFVALLRLSTEVFDGADTGWRPLIAVIAAATMTLGNLAAFYQDNVRRLLAYSTISQAGYLLMPIAVAGRSELAEPALLFYVAAYALTNIGAFAVVLAVGEDLVTDYAGLARRAPGLLLALVICLLGLVGTPPAAVFVGKVLVFTAAWDGGYAWLAVVAVVNTVASVFYYLRWIRPAFRHVETDAALAEGGARWIAYAAALASLLLGVGAGAVLTAGFTVS; translated from the coding sequence ATGAACGAGAATCCCCTCGACCTCCTGCCCGAGTTGCTCGTCCTGGCAGGAGCGGTGATCGGGTTGCTCGCCGGGCTGTTCCTCCGACGAGAGCGGCAGCGGCTCGTCGCCTGGATCTGCGCGGCCGCGCTCGTGGCGGCACTGGGCGCCACGGCGATCGCGGCCGTGCGACCGGACATGACGGCCTTCGAGTCCTACTCGCTCGACCTGCTCACCCACGTGGCCAGGGCGACGGTCATCGTCGCGACGCTGCTCCTGATCGTCCTGGCGGCCGGCTGGGCGCGCGGCAGCAGCCGCGAGGCCGAGGTGTACGTGCTGATCATGCTCGCCTCCCTCGGCACCATTCTTCTGGCGGGCGCCGACGACCTGCTCGTTCTCGTCGCCGCCTACCTGCTGGCCAGCATCCCCGCCTATGGGCTGGCGGGCTTCGCCAAGGACGCCGCGGGCACCGAGGCCGCGCTGAAGTACTACCTGATGGGCGCCTTCCTCGGCGTGCTCATGCTCGCCGGGGTCACCCTGCTCTACGGGTTGTCGGGAGCGACCGCCTACGAGGAACTGGGAGAACGGCTGACCACGGCTCCCGGAGGTGCCGTCGGCCTCGGCATCGTGCTCCTGCTGGCAGGCGTGCTGTTCAAAGCGGGAGGCGCGCCCGCGCAGTTCTGGGTGCCCGATGTGACCGAGGGCGCCTCCCGCCCGGTGGCGGCGTTCGTCACCACCATCCCGAAGGTCGGCGCCTTCGTCGCCCTGCTCCGCCTGTCCACCGAGGTCTTCGACGGCGCCGACACCGGGTGGCGCCCGCTGATCGCGGTCATCGCCGCCGCCACGATGACGCTCGGCAACCTGGCGGCGTTCTACCAGGACAACGTGCGCCGACTGCTGGCCTACTCGACCATCAGCCAGGCCGGGTACCTGCTGATGCCGATCGCCGTGGCCGGGCGCAGCGAGCTCGCCGAGCCCGCGCTCCTGTTCTACGTGGCCGCCTACGCCCTCACCAACATCGGCGCCTTCGCCGTGGTCCTCGCCGTCGGCGAAGACCTGGTGACCGACTACGCCGGGCTGGCCAGGCGCGCTCCCGGCCTGCTGCTGGCCCTCGTCATCTGCCTGCTCGGGCTGGTCGGCACCCCGCCCGCGGCCGTCTTCGTGGGCAAGGTACTCGTCTTCACCGCCGCGTGGGACGGCGGCTACGCATGGCTGGCCGTGGTCGCGGTGGTCAACACCGTGGCCAGCGTCTTCTACTACCTCCGTTGGATCAGGCCCGCCTTCCGGCACGTCGAAACCGATGCAGCCCTCGCCGAGGGAGGCGCGAGGTGGATCGCCTACGCGGCGGCTCTCGCCTCCCTGCTGCTCGGCGTGGGCGCGGGCGCAGTGCTCACGGCCGGCTTCACCGTCTCCTGA
- a CDS encoding complex I subunit 4 family protein produces MLSTTIFLPLLAAALLALPQLGGRTARWIWVSAAAADLALVVVMWLGYGGGIGYEERLRWIPSVGAGYHVGVDGLSLPLIALTAVLFLACAIYPLNEKQRPRSYAALFLFLQTVSTGLFAALDLLLFFVFFDLSIVGMYFVIVGWGHGDRARSALKFFLYTFLGSLALLLGFIGLYLGGDPRTFDIVELTRNPPQAGALVLLAVAVGLAVKTPTVPFHTWLPPAHTDAPAAGSAILAGVLLKMGTYGFARIAMPLLPGPWRQYAWLIVIVGVVSVLYGALVALAQENIKRLIAYTSVNHMGYIVLAFGAAGLAAGNAQARQMAITGAVTQMVSHGLITGALFLLTGVLWDRARSYDLGRFGGIAAGARTFTLMTAVAAFASLGLPGLSGFIAEFQIFAGVIGTGLPGAVVAGGLSIIGILITAALLLRVLQKAFLGPPGELPVSETQPREVASVAPLLVLSLIIGILPRWLLDLIEPFSAALVAWVGR; encoded by the coding sequence GTGCTCTCGACAACGATCTTCCTGCCCCTGCTGGCGGCCGCGCTCCTGGCCCTGCCGCAGCTGGGCGGGCGGACCGCGAGGTGGATCTGGGTGAGCGCGGCCGCCGCCGATCTGGCACTGGTCGTGGTGATGTGGCTGGGCTACGGCGGCGGGATCGGCTACGAGGAGCGGCTGCGCTGGATCCCCTCGGTGGGCGCGGGCTACCACGTCGGCGTCGACGGCCTGTCGCTCCCGCTCATCGCCCTGACGGCAGTGCTGTTCCTCGCGTGCGCGATCTACCCCCTGAACGAGAAGCAGCGCCCGCGGTCGTACGCGGCGCTCTTCCTGTTCCTGCAGACCGTCTCCACCGGCCTGTTCGCCGCTCTCGACCTGCTGCTGTTCTTCGTCTTCTTCGACCTGTCGATCGTGGGGATGTACTTCGTGATCGTCGGCTGGGGCCACGGCGACAGGGCCCGCTCGGCGCTGAAGTTCTTCCTCTACACCTTCCTCGGCTCGCTGGCCCTGCTGCTGGGATTCATCGGCCTCTACCTGGGCGGCGATCCACGCACGTTCGACATCGTCGAACTCACCCGGAACCCGCCGCAGGCCGGTGCGCTGGTGCTGCTGGCGGTAGCGGTCGGGCTGGCGGTCAAGACGCCCACCGTGCCGTTCCACACCTGGCTGCCGCCCGCGCACACCGACGCCCCCGCCGCCGGTTCTGCCATCCTGGCGGGGGTGCTACTGAAGATGGGCACGTACGGCTTCGCCAGGATCGCGATGCCGCTGCTGCCCGGCCCATGGCGGCAGTACGCCTGGCTGATCGTCATCGTCGGGGTGGTCAGCGTGCTCTACGGCGCCCTGGTCGCCCTGGCGCAGGAGAACATCAAACGGCTGATCGCCTACACCTCGGTCAACCACATGGGCTACATCGTCCTGGCCTTCGGCGCAGCAGGACTCGCGGCAGGCAACGCCCAGGCCAGGCAGATGGCGATCACCGGCGCGGTCACCCAGATGGTCAGCCATGGGCTGATCACCGGCGCGCTGTTCCTGCTCACCGGCGTGCTGTGGGACCGCGCGCGCAGCTACGACCTCGGCCGCTTCGGCGGGATCGCCGCCGGCGCGCGAACGTTCACCCTGATGACCGCCGTCGCGGCCTTCGCCTCGCTCGGACTGCCCGGCCTGTCGGGGTTCATCGCGGAGTTCCAGATCTTCGCCGGCGTGATCGGCACGGGCCTGCCCGGTGCTGTCGTGGCCGGCGGGCTCAGCATCATCGGCATCCTGATCACCGCAGCACTGCTGCTCAGGGTCCTGCAGAAGGCCTTCCTCGGCCCGCCGGGCGAGCTCCCTGTCTCTGAGACGCAGCCACGCGAGGTGGCCTCGGTCGCCCCGCTGCTCGTCCTCTCCCTGATCATCGGCATCCTGCCGCGCTGGCTGCTCGACCTCATCGAGCCGTTTTCGGCGGCCCTCGTGGCATGGGTGGGCCGATGA
- a CDS encoding NADH-quinone oxidoreductase subunit L: MSSLLWLLPGLPIASGAMLLLARRAERGAPAAGVLVAMVTVLVAVMAAITRPALTFELFAGFEAGLAVDGLSAVMVVTVSMIALAVLVFAAGEIREARGRFFGLMLIFVGAMLLTVTATDLALLLMAWEVMGAMSYALIGFWWQERERVRSGTLAFLTTRAGDLGLYLAAGCAIAGTQSLALASLPSASAPWRDLVTAGLVAAALGKSAQLPFSFWLSRAMAGPSPVSALLHSATMVAAGAYLLLRVVPLLTATGWAAPLVAWIGALTALLLGAVAFAQRDLKQLLAASTCAQIGFMVLAAGVSNVAGGAAHLVAHAAVKSLLFLGAGAWLTALGTKQLAELRGAARRYPLVGATFGIGAVALAGLSPLSLWVTKGAVLAVVEDRALYAVALAGGLLAAAYAAKALMAVWGPADVEHCSGERVGPLHRVPLPPLAVLAAALGVVGFPPLFDAWTRLLGAPGPGPEPGELALSGLLAVVVVAGVSLARRRLTASVESRSFLSGWLRLEPIAVTVAWRPLLAAARALARFDDRVVDGVVRAVPCMGMALARRARSPFEAGVDGVVRGTASSVGRLGTLARRPQTGQVHTYLAQAMVALVLLALVIVLVR; this comes from the coding sequence ATGAGTTCTCTCCTCTGGCTGCTACCTGGCCTGCCGATCGCATCCGGTGCGATGCTGCTCCTCGCCCGTCGCGCCGAGCGAGGCGCGCCTGCCGCCGGTGTCCTCGTCGCCATGGTGACGGTGCTCGTCGCGGTCATGGCCGCGATCACCCGCCCCGCCCTGACCTTCGAGCTGTTCGCGGGGTTCGAGGCGGGGCTCGCGGTCGACGGGTTGTCGGCGGTCATGGTGGTCACGGTGTCGATGATCGCGCTGGCGGTTCTCGTCTTCGCGGCCGGCGAGATCCGCGAAGCGCGAGGCCGGTTCTTCGGCCTGATGCTGATCTTCGTCGGCGCAATGCTCCTCACGGTCACGGCCACCGATCTCGCGCTGCTGCTCATGGCGTGGGAGGTCATGGGTGCGATGTCCTACGCGCTGATCGGTTTCTGGTGGCAGGAGCGCGAACGGGTGCGGTCGGGCACGCTCGCCTTCCTCACCACCCGCGCCGGTGACCTGGGGCTCTACCTGGCGGCGGGCTGCGCCATCGCGGGCACACAGTCGCTCGCTCTCGCGAGCCTGCCCTCAGCGAGCGCGCCGTGGCGTGATCTGGTCACGGCGGGTCTCGTCGCGGCCGCGCTCGGCAAGTCGGCCCAGCTCCCGTTCTCCTTCTGGCTGTCGCGAGCGATGGCGGGCCCGAGTCCCGTGTCGGCCCTGCTGCACTCGGCCACCATGGTCGCCGCAGGCGCGTACCTGCTGCTGCGGGTGGTTCCTCTCCTCACGGCGACCGGCTGGGCCGCTCCCCTGGTCGCCTGGATCGGCGCCCTGACCGCGTTGCTGCTCGGCGCGGTCGCCTTCGCCCAACGCGACCTCAAGCAACTATTGGCCGCCTCCACCTGCGCGCAGATCGGCTTCATGGTCCTGGCCGCAGGCGTGTCGAACGTAGCGGGCGGAGCCGCGCACCTGGTCGCGCACGCGGCGGTCAAGAGCCTGCTCTTCCTTGGCGCGGGCGCCTGGCTGACCGCGCTGGGGACCAAGCAACTAGCTGAACTGCGTGGCGCGGCGCGGCGGTATCCCCTGGTAGGCGCCACCTTCGGAATCGGCGCCGTGGCGCTGGCCGGGCTGTCGCCGCTGTCGCTCTGGGTGACCAAAGGCGCGGTCCTCGCCGTCGTGGAGGATCGCGCGTTGTACGCCGTGGCGCTGGCGGGAGGTTTGCTGGCCGCCGCCTACGCCGCCAAAGCGTTGATGGCCGTATGGGGCCCGGCCGACGTGGAGCATTGCAGCGGAGAACGCGTCGGGCCGCTCCATCGGGTGCCTCTTCCCCCGCTCGCCGTGCTCGCCGCGGCGCTGGGCGTGGTCGGCTTTCCCCCGCTGTTCGACGCGTGGACTCGCCTGCTGGGCGCGCCAGGACCCGGACCGGAGCCGGGTGAGCTGGCACTGTCGGGCCTGCTGGCGGTGGTGGTCGTCGCTGGTGTGTCCCTGGCACGGCGTCGTCTGACGGCAAGCGTCGAAAGCCGGTCGTTCCTGTCCGGCTGGCTGCGGTTGGAGCCGATCGCCGTCACCGTGGCGTGGCGTCCGCTGCTGGCGGCGGCGCGGGCGCTGGCCCGATTCGACGACCGCGTGGTCGATGGCGTGGTGCGGGCCGTACCTTGCATGGGCATGGCGCTCGCCCGCCGGGCGCGCTCGCCGTTCGAGGCGGGGGTCGACGGAGTGGTCCGCGGCACGGCCTCGTCCGTCGGGCGGCTCGGCACACTGGCCCGGCGTCCGCAGACCGGTCAGGTGCACACCTACCTCGCCCAGGCGATGGTGGCACTCGTCCTGCTCGCGCTCGTGATCGTGCTGGTGAGGTGA
- the nuoK gene encoding NADH-quinone oxidoreductase subunit NuoK, translating into MTLEAFLLLAAALFAVGLYGALSQQSIVMLMMGLELMINGLIVAGGAFWYFLAPGTADGQVLVLVAVTVMALEMAMGFAVVTAIFRAREVDMTDDAGDLSG; encoded by the coding sequence ATGACGCTCGAAGCCTTCCTTCTGCTGGCCGCCGCGCTCTTCGCGGTCGGCCTGTACGGCGCGCTGTCCCAGCAGTCGATCGTCATGCTCATGATGGGGCTGGAGCTGATGATCAACGGGCTGATCGTGGCCGGTGGCGCCTTCTGGTACTTCCTGGCGCCCGGCACCGCTGACGGCCAGGTCCTCGTGCTCGTGGCCGTCACCGTGATGGCTCTGGAGATGGCCATGGGCTTCGCCGTGGTCACCGCGATCTTCAGAGCGCGCGAGGTCGACATGACGGACGACGCGGGAGACCTCAGCGGATGA